DNA sequence from the Janibacter sp. CX7 genome:
CTCGCCCTGCCGAGGGGCCCCGCCGTCCCTAGTGTTGCGGCACTCGCCACGCATTTCTCCCCGAGGAGGACCCGTGCACCGCCCCCGCCACACCCTCGCGGCACCGCTCGCCACGCTGAGCGCCGCCGCCGTCGCCCTCTCCATGACCGCCGCGGCCACCCCGGCCTCGGCCCTGACCGCCGCTCCATCGGCCACCGGACCCATCCACTACGACGACGGCGCGGTCGCCCTGCCGATCAGCCCTCAGGCCCAGGAGCAGTCCAACTGGTGCTGGGCCGCGACCGGCGGCACGATCGCCGCCTACGCCGGGCGCTCGGTCAACCAGAACACCTTCTGCAACCTCGCCTTCGGCCGCTCGACCGGCACCCAGTGCCCCAACTCGCAGGCCACCCTGGCCAACGACCAGCAGGCCTTCTCCGCCCTCGGGATCCGCCCCGGCAGCTACATCAACGGGCGCCTGAGCTACTCCGGCATCTCGTCGGAGATCCAGGGCAACCGCCCCGTCCTCACGCGCATCCAGTGGAGCTCCGGCGGCGGCCACATGATGGTCATCAGCGGTTATCGCCCGAGCGACTCGACGATCGAGTGGTACGACCCGTGGCCGAGCAGCCAGCGGCTCAACGTCGGCGCGTACTCCTACTACCTCGACAACTGGAACTTCTCGTGGACGCACTCGCTCTCGCGGATCGGAGCCTGACGATGACCCCCTTCGTCCGCCTGATGACCGCCGGCGCCGCTGCAGGCGTCCTCCTCACCCTCGGGGTCCCGGCCGCGCACGCCGACGGCTCCGAGCCCACCCCCCTGCGCGCCGCGGACCGAGCGGCCGCGACCCGGGCGGCCGGCAGCGACCCGGGCCTGGACCTGGCCCGACGCGTCGCCACGCTCGAGCGGGGGCAGACCGCGCCACACACCGGCGCCGGTCGCGTGCCGGCGGCGGGCGGGGCCACCCCCCGCGTCGTCGCCGGCACCACCACCGAGGTGCACGTGCTCGCCCGCGACTTCGTCGCCGAGGGCACCGGCCCGGTCGGCGACCTCGGCTACGTCGCGACGACGGCCCGGGTCGACGAGCAGCTCGTCTCGGTGTGGACCACCCGGACGAAGGGAGGTGCCTGGCGAGCCGTCAACGCCGCGACCGGCGACGTCGAGGCGAGCATGGCCCGCCGGGCCGGGTCCGCCGCGCTGCTCAGCGAGCCGCAGGTCGGTGCCTGGTACGCGGTGACCAACGACCGGGTCCGCCCGCTCAACGGCGAAGCACGCAAGGTCGTCGGCGGCGGGATGAGCCTCGAGGACTACCAGCAGGTCGTCCACGAGCGCTATGCCGACAAGCTGCCGGGCAGCGACTACGACGAGTCAGGCGCCGCAGGGGGATTCGAGCCCGCGTCGGCCCCGGTGACCACTCCCGGGGACGACGCGCCTCCACGGTCCGGGGTGCTCGCCGGCATCGGCGGGATCGGGCTGCTCGCAGCCGGCCTGCTCGTCCGTCGTCGGCGGTCGCACACCTGAGCCCAGCCCCTCCCTCTTCGCATCTGCTGAAGGAAATGCGACGGGGGTGCGCACGAGCAGCAGCGCGTGGCCGAAGGCCGGGTCGCTCGGCCACGGCGTGTCGACGAGCTCGACGGGCAGCACCGAGTCGA
Encoded proteins:
- a CDS encoding papain-like cysteine protease family protein — protein: MHRPRHTLAAPLATLSAAAVALSMTAAATPASALTAAPSATGPIHYDDGAVALPISPQAQEQSNWCWAATGGTIAAYAGRSVNQNTFCNLAFGRSTGTQCPNSQATLANDQQAFSALGIRPGSYINGRLSYSGISSEIQGNRPVLTRIQWSSGGGHMMVISGYRPSDSTIEWYDPWPSSQRLNVGAYSYYLDNWNFSWTHSLSRIGA